Proteins encoded by one window of Anaerolineales bacterium:
- a CDS encoding response regulator — translation MLDFLDRQVLQPLGCTVATADDSGAAIQHALNFVPDLIIASLTLPGLSGKDLLVALRSQGMEVPMLVTASEGMEADAVQAFRLGARDYLVKPLREAEVVTAVERALSDVRLRNERHLLAEQLAESNRELERRVRELTTLYGIGKAVTSTTNQGQLFSKLMESSLYVTEAGMGWVLLKEERSDQLVLRAQRNLPPALAAKLHQPWDDGVSSLVMLSGEALNVYGEGLAQFKLSRLGKAALVVPIKVRDQAIGIICVARQEHRPFTERNQAMLEAVADYASISLVNARLFMALETRAQRLQRLVDQGGAHVQLEWRDGLSQQVRNVQADLGRLLSDDRAEGLKPELTQLGKRLDQLVQELSDLPAVAAGDPVPAPREPAL, via the coding sequence GTGCTGGACTTCCTCGACCGCCAAGTGTTGCAGCCGCTCGGCTGCACCGTGGCCACGGCGGACGACAGCGGCGCCGCCATCCAGCACGCTCTGAATTTCGTCCCCGATCTGATTATCGCCAGCCTGACCCTTCCCGGCCTGAGCGGCAAGGACCTGCTCGTCGCCCTGCGTTCTCAGGGCATGGAAGTCCCGATGCTGGTCACGGCGTCGGAAGGCATGGAAGCGGACGCAGTTCAGGCATTCCGCCTGGGGGCGAGGGACTACCTGGTTAAGCCCTTGCGCGAGGCTGAGGTGGTCACGGCAGTCGAACGCGCCCTGAGCGATGTCCGCCTGCGCAATGAACGCCACCTACTGGCAGAACAGCTGGCCGAAAGCAACCGCGAGCTGGAGCGCAGGGTGCGTGAGCTTACAACGCTGTACGGAATCGGCAAAGCGGTCACCTCGACCACCAATCAGGGGCAGCTGTTCTCCAAGCTGATGGAGAGCAGCCTGTACGTGACCGAGGCCGGCATGGGGTGGGTGCTGCTCAAAGAAGAGCGGAGTGATCAGCTCGTGCTGCGCGCCCAGCGCAACCTGCCGCCGGCGCTGGCAGCCAAGCTCCATCAACCGTGGGACGACGGGGTGAGCTCGCTGGTGATGCTGTCGGGGGAAGCGTTGAACGTGTACGGCGAAGGCCTGGCCCAGTTCAAGCTCTCGCGCCTGGGCAAGGCGGCCCTGGTCGTTCCCATCAAGGTTCGCGATCAGGCGATCGGGATCATTTGCGTCGCCCGCCAGGAGCACCGCCCCTTCACCGAGCGCAATCAGGCAATGCTGGAGGCTGTCGCCGACTATGCCTCGATCTCCCTGGTCAATGCCCGCCTGTTCATGGCCCTGGAGACCCGGGCCCAGCGCTTGCAGCGCCTGGTGGACCAGGGAGGCGCCCACGTACAACTGGAGTGGCGGGATGGCCTGAGTCAGCAGGTGCGCAACGTGCAGGCCGACCTCGGACGCCTTCTCTCCGACGATCGCGCCGAAGGGCTGAAGCCCGAGCTCACCCAGCTCGGCAAACGGCTGGATCAGTTAGTCCAAGAGCTCTCGGACCTGCCGGCAGTTGCGGCCGGCGATCCGGTACCGGCCCCCAGAGAACCCGCTCTCTGA
- a CDS encoding ATP-binding protein, whose translation MFVARSMMDAPLILVADDSREILTFLTDTVLKPAGYAVQAVADGLSAFTLARELHPALLITDQNMPNLTGLELIRRLRNDRPHFPAILITAEGSEALAVEALRAGASDYLVKPFEADQLLAAVRRALSESRQWQCLCDAQALSDETAANVKRRLDELEVLAQIGRAVTAMLDLDTILKTVVEAAVKLTQAEEGSLLLLDEQSSELYMRSSKNFDEEFASTFRLRAQDSLAGQVLATGMPVLLDEGSPQKIKTSYLVHSLLYVPLRVRGRTIGVLGVDNRKAGRSLTQEDSTAMSAIADYAAIAIDNARLYQKTEADLRKLETVLTQTEDAVLLVDLENRLLMANGSACQAFGVDGVLIGRSLVESFDDPSLLELVRAPGHLPRRSEIQGADGRIFNAQRTPIPGVGQAVVMQDITHLKELDRIKSEFVTTVSHDLRSPLTAILGYVELIARAGSVNEQQTEFIRRVQVSVEHITALISDLLDLGRIEAGLDSAMEQVLLPILARYAVEGLRGAAETRGLTLEADLPDDLPLLSGDPIRLRQMIGNLIENAIKYTPDGGCVRVDAYADQDQVILRVWDTGRGIPAADQPYLFDKFYRAGNVSADTKGTGLGLSIVKSIVDHHHGRVWVESTQGKGSCFSVVLPAVVS comes from the coding sequence ATGTTCGTCGCACGATCGATGATGGACGCGCCGCTGATCCTGGTCGCGGACGACAGCCGCGAGATCCTAACATTTCTGACCGATACCGTCCTCAAGCCGGCCGGCTATGCAGTCCAGGCGGTAGCTGACGGCCTGTCGGCATTCACCCTGGCCCGCGAACTCCACCCGGCTCTGTTGATCACCGATCAAAACATGCCCAACCTGACGGGCTTGGAGTTGATCCGCAGGCTGCGGAACGATCGGCCGCATTTCCCGGCGATCCTGATCACCGCCGAGGGTTCGGAAGCCCTGGCGGTGGAAGCCCTGCGGGCAGGTGCCAGCGATTATCTTGTCAAACCTTTCGAAGCCGACCAGCTGCTGGCGGCGGTTCGGCGGGCGCTGAGCGAGAGTCGCCAGTGGCAGTGCCTGTGCGATGCGCAGGCGCTCTCCGATGAAACTGCCGCCAACGTCAAGCGCCGGCTGGATGAGCTCGAGGTGCTGGCCCAGATCGGCCGGGCGGTCACGGCCATGCTCGATCTGGATACCATCCTCAAGACGGTTGTCGAGGCGGCGGTGAAACTGACTCAGGCCGAGGAGGGCAGCCTGCTGCTGCTGGATGAGCAATCCAGCGAGCTGTACATGCGCTCTTCCAAGAACTTCGACGAAGAGTTTGCCAGCACCTTCCGGCTGCGGGCGCAGGATTCCCTGGCCGGCCAGGTGCTCGCAACGGGAATGCCGGTCCTACTGGATGAGGGCTCGCCGCAGAAGATCAAGACCTCGTATTTGGTCCACTCCCTGCTCTACGTTCCGCTGCGGGTGCGCGGCCGAACCATTGGGGTTCTCGGCGTGGACAACCGCAAGGCGGGGCGCTCCTTGACGCAGGAAGACAGCACGGCCATGTCGGCCATCGCCGACTATGCCGCCATCGCCATCGACAATGCCCGGTTGTACCAGAAGACGGAAGCCGACCTGCGCAAGTTGGAGACGGTGCTTACGCAGACCGAGGATGCCGTGCTGCTGGTGGACCTGGAGAACCGGCTGCTGATGGCGAACGGGTCGGCCTGCCAGGCGTTCGGAGTCGATGGAGTGCTAATCGGCCGATCGCTTGTCGAATCCTTCGACGACCCCAGCCTGCTCGAGCTGGTGCGCGCCCCGGGTCACCTTCCGCGGCGCAGCGAAATCCAGGGCGCCGATGGCCGCATCTTCAATGCCCAGCGTACCCCGATCCCCGGGGTGGGCCAGGCGGTGGTGATGCAAGACATCACGCACCTGAAGGAGCTCGATCGGATCAAGTCGGAGTTCGTGACGACGGTCTCCCACGATCTGCGCTCGCCCTTGACGGCGATCCTGGGGTACGTCGAGTTGATTGCCCGGGCTGGGTCTGTGAATGAACAGCAGACCGAGTTCATCCGCCGGGTCCAGGTGAGCGTCGAGCACATCACCGCCCTGATTAGCGACCTGCTCGACCTCGGCCGAATCGAGGCTGGGCTGGACTCGGCCATGGAACAGGTTCTGCTGCCGATTCTGGCGCGCTACGCCGTTGAGGGACTGCGGGGCGCGGCCGAGACCCGTGGCCTAACGCTGGAGGCCGACCTTCCCGACGATCTGCCCCTGCTGTCGGGGGACCCGATTCGGTTGCGGCAGATGATCGGCAACCTGATCGAGAACGCCATCAAATACACCCCGGATGGCGGCTGTGTGCGGGTCGATGCCTATGCCGACCAGGACCAAGTGATCCTGCGGGTCTGGGACACCGGCCGCGGGATACCGGCCGCCGATCAGCCGTACCTGTTCGACAAGTTCTACCGCGCCGGGAATGTCTCGGCCGACACCAAGGGTACCGGACTCGGCCTCTCGATCGTCAAATCGATCGTCGATCACCATCACGGCCGGGTGTGGGTCGAGTCGACCCAGGGGAAGGGAAGCTGCTTCAGCGTGGTGCTGCCGGCCGTCGTCAGCTGA
- a CDS encoding ribonuclease H-like domain-containing protein, whose amino-acid sequence MAGSTDWRARDDLQRRLTRLGVTPRPAVDASARRLALDEAASGHGSRMASGSVQETPFGPAWVIEQRFPLHLGHGHGPLNDILSVDPADAARVAGRPQLAEAPVEQWLFLDTETTGLAGGAGTLVFLVGVGAIQAETFSLRQFFLRSPMEEAGMLQALWEDLGGAAGLVTFNGAAFDLPLLETRYRIAHRKETRLTDRPHLDLLHPSRRLWRRSLPDCSLSTLERRVLGVERTLADVPGALIPELYLGYLRTGDPAAMEGVLYHNTLDILSLVRLAPEVVSRFTGAQLGGLSGAEALGVAGWHRAAGRREAAGAAFQIAAVSEDPLVRLAAFRHFSTDLRRERRFDEALSFWHAWHALAPDDPQPCLELAKHYEWRVQDCAQARLWAQEAMVALSHRPDDWRRAQAWGELEHRLSRLAKKQPSNLPA is encoded by the coding sequence GTGGCAGGCAGCACGGATTGGCGAGCGCGAGATGATCTGCAGCGTCGGCTGACCCGGCTTGGGGTGACGCCCCGACCGGCGGTCGACGCCTCTGCTCGGCGCCTCGCGCTGGACGAGGCCGCCTCCGGCCATGGCTCGCGGATGGCGAGTGGCTCGGTCCAGGAGACGCCCTTCGGGCCGGCCTGGGTGATCGAACAGCGGTTCCCGCTTCACCTTGGGCATGGGCATGGCCCGTTGAACGACATTCTGTCGGTGGACCCTGCAGACGCCGCCCGCGTCGCCGGGCGCCCACAGCTGGCCGAAGCTCCCGTCGAGCAATGGTTGTTTCTAGATACCGAGACGACCGGCCTGGCCGGTGGCGCCGGGACGCTGGTGTTTCTGGTCGGCGTGGGAGCCATCCAGGCCGAGACCTTCAGTCTCAGACAGTTCTTCCTCCGCTCGCCGATGGAAGAAGCCGGGATGCTGCAGGCGCTGTGGGAGGACCTCGGGGGCGCCGCGGGCTTGGTGACTTTCAACGGCGCTGCCTTCGACCTACCCCTGCTGGAAACGCGCTATCGGATTGCTCACCGCAAGGAAACCCGGCTGACGGATCGCCCCCATCTGGACCTGCTGCATCCCTCCCGCCGGTTGTGGCGCAGGTCGCTTCCCGACTGCAGCTTAAGCACGCTCGAACGCCGGGTGCTGGGGGTGGAACGAACGCTGGCCGACGTTCCCGGCGCGCTGATTCCGGAGCTGTACCTGGGCTACCTGCGGACGGGCGACCCAGCCGCCATGGAGGGCGTGCTGTACCACAACACGCTGGATATCCTCTCGCTGGTTCGCCTGGCGCCCGAGGTCGTCAGCCGGTTCACCGGTGCGCAGCTCGGCGGACTGTCCGGCGCCGAAGCGCTGGGAGTGGCTGGCTGGCATCGGGCAGCGGGAAGGCGCGAGGCTGCCGGCGCGGCTTTCCAGATCGCCGCCGTTTCAGAGGATCCCCTGGTTCGCTTGGCCGCCTTCCGACATTTCAGCACCGATCTGCGCCGTGAGCGCCGCTTCGATGAGGCCCTCTCGTTCTGGCACGCATGGCACGCGTTGGCGCCAGATGATCCGCAGCCGTGCCTTGAGCTGGCGAAGCACTACGAATGGAGGGTGCAGGACTGCGCTCAGGCGCGCCTATGGGCGCAGGAGGCAATGGTCGCCCTCAGCCACCGACCCGACGACTGGCGCCGTGCCCAGGCTTGGGGCGAACTGGAGCACCGGTTGAGCCGCCTGGCCAAGAAGCAGCCCTCGAACCTGCCTGCTTAG
- a CDS encoding VWA domain-containing protein — protein MRVRKAANLILFVVDASWSMAVAERMSATKGAILSLLTDAYQRRDRVGLVVFQKDRALTVLSPTNSVMLAQRALADIPVGGKTPLSAGLMLAFETFQQEKSSHPDVLPLMILLTDGAGNVSVGGLPPQEEAHQVAEQIRQAGIRAVVINMEHAAFDQGLAQTLGERLGGPCYTLHELKAENLYRAVRLELNGQTA, from the coding sequence GTGCGCGTACGCAAGGCCGCCAACCTGATCCTGTTCGTAGTGGATGCCTCGTGGTCGATGGCCGTCGCCGAGCGCATGTCCGCCACCAAGGGCGCCATCCTCTCCTTGCTGACGGACGCCTACCAACGCCGGGACCGGGTGGGACTGGTCGTCTTCCAGAAGGATCGTGCCCTCACCGTGCTTTCGCCCACCAATTCCGTAATGCTGGCCCAACGCGCCCTGGCCGACATCCCGGTCGGGGGCAAAACGCCACTGTCCGCCGGCTTGATGCTGGCGTTCGAGACCTTCCAGCAGGAGAAGTCCTCACACCCCGACGTCCTGCCGCTGATGATCTTGCTGACAGACGGCGCGGGGAATGTCTCGGTGGGAGGCCTGCCTCCGCAGGAAGAAGCGCATCAGGTCGCTGAGCAGATCCGCCAGGCCGGGATCCGAGCTGTTGTCATCAACATGGAGCACGCCGCCTTCGACCAGGGGCTGGCCCAGACGCTGGGCGAACGGTTGGGCGGACCGTGCTATACACTCCACGAACTGAAGGCCGAAAACCTGTATCGGGCAGTCCGCCTGGAGCTGAACGGGCAGACCGCCTGA